The Paenibacillus dendritiformis region GACTCGTAATCACCATTTTTCTTCGCATCCTCCCACAGCGTCTCGGCATGAGAGGTCAGCACGACATACTCCTGATGAAGCTTCGGCGGGATCAGCCGGCTGCGGTTGTATTCTTTGCGGGCGTCCTTCACCATTTTGCGATCCGCCTGACTCAGCGACTCGAATACGCCAGGCTGCTCCAATTCGTCCAGACAGTTCCCCATCTCTGGAGAGACGGACAGTGAGAACAGATCCGCAGACAACGCGCCGATCGCGTGGGCCCGCTGCTCCGCCCCTTTGCGCGGGGCGCCTGTCCGCAGATCCCACTGCATCAGGCCCAATGCTTCCTCATAACTTTTCATTTTCGTCAACATATCGTGAAATTGCTGCAAAACCGGATGTACGTTTGTGCTCATTTGAGAACTCACCTCATTTTTCTTGATTCTACGGGCGCTCCTGCTGTCCTTTCCGCTCACCTCTTGATGATACGTGGTGTTCGGGATATAATCAACTTTCAAAAGCGGCAATCCCGCTGCAGCTCTGAAGAAGGAGTGGGTACTATGTCAGTCAGCATCGAAGTGACGCCGGGAGCAGAGGAGGCGTTGAGACGGAAGCTGGACGGGCCGTCCGGCGAAGCAGGCTATATCAAGCTCATCTATGATACGGACGGATGCGGGTGCGCGGTGAACGGGGTTCCCGCTCTGTGGCTGGTGAGGGAACGGGGCTCCTGCGATGAGGAACTGCCGAATAACGCAAGCCTGCCCATGCTGATCGACCGCCATCAGACTGTATTTTATGAAGAGCGCATGAAGCTCGATTCCGGAGCGATTGCCGGATCCTTCGTGCTCAGCAGTCCGCAGCAGATCTATTCGACGCATGTCATCTGCTCGGATCGCCGCACGGCTTCCGAGGCATTTTTAGAGGAGGAATAATGATGAAGAACAACA contains the following coding sequences:
- a CDS encoding iron-sulfur cluster biosynthesis family protein, translated to MSVSIEVTPGAEEALRRKLDGPSGEAGYIKLIYDTDGCGCAVNGVPALWLVRERGSCDEELPNNASLPMLIDRHQTVFYEERMKLDSGAIAGSFVLSSPQQIYSTHVICSDRRTASEAFLEEE